Genomic window (Pan troglodytes isolate AG18354 chromosome 22, NHGRI_mPanTro3-v2.0_pri, whole genome shotgun sequence):
CCGGGGGTTGgtggggccgcctgtgcctcacccaagccacgttttcaaatgccttccagaggaacagagaggtttctgcaaaattcgcaacacccccaatcctccactgacctggtagccctgactcAACTTCggctgcacccagccccagccccagccccagccccagcccccagccttagCCCAGTCCCTTTGCTTTCCTTTCATTCGTTTCGGCCAGAAATTCAAGGGAGTCAGTCTACCCAGGATTAGAGCAGAGGATGTCCCTCAAAAATGAGACAGGAAGTGCAGAGGAAATGCGACACCACCTGTCCTGGAAGACAAGGCCAGTCACGGTCGCCTAGCGCTCATtctaggcaatccacccacccatgAGGTAAAACGTGGAGAAGAAGGAAGCTTCTCTGCCTGAGACACCTATGGAAGCCAAGAGCTCCCGGGTCATGAGACCTGCCCAATCAAGAAGAAAGATGTTTGGACGGAGAAACAATCGCGACACGGGTCTCCAGGACGTGTCTCCCTGACGTAGTGGGAAGTCGTCTTTGTTGAAGGCATTTGGCCAGAGCCAGAGGCATCCAGACCCCTCAgaaactggggaggcagagcaagagtaaggacagagcagaggccggagcccaggcaggatacagCACCGTGCCTCCGCCACGGGCATAAGGGGTGGTGTTCCAAAAGGGTGGTTTGTCCAGGGAGGCCAGTGTTCCAGGGACAGGGAGTTTTGCCATCTCTCATTCCCGGCTTCCTCTCGCAGACTGTATGGTGTTGTGGCTTCATTTCTCAGAGAAGAGCCGTGAAAAGactcaagcatcttctctgacgtGGGTCCGCTGCTCTCCTGTGGGACAAAGAGCTCCTGTGGGGCTCGTGTCCTCGTCTGCAGTGTGTTCATCTTGATCCTAGAAAAGAGGCCGCTCAGGATGGGGATGAGACTTCAATTGCTCCGGGACCGAAGCATCCCCTCACGTGGGCCAGGCTTTCACACACCCAAAGCGGATGCGCGGCAGTGAAAAGCATTGACAACCAGCCTCATGAAACAGGCAGAGACGCAGAAAGAGGCTGAGCAAAGACAATCCGCCATGCGAGAAACCGCTTTGTGGCACACAGGGCACATGCAGCcaaagacacacacgcacacgggcacgcacacacaaacccacagagagtgggaaagaaacacacagagactgagagacagagagagaagagagaatgggagacacacacacagacacatacacacacacacacacacacacacacacacacagagtcatacagcagaggcattgaaacacacacccccaggcaacccctgaggctgcggggttctgctctggaggagaacgaccctcgggtgagagagcagcccaggggcacgcaggccgacccgtcctcgagatcacggacggcggcaacacttttggggagactcaccccaaccaacaccgtccgtgcaggcctgaggctgggatcccgtgctgcttcccccgtctccacCCTGGAGACAGATGCCCTGCAGATCCCCGCCCCGGTCAAGAGCAGGCTTCCATCAGTTCTGTTTCCCAGCCTCTCCTCTTCTCAGGCTTCCATAAGTTCTGGTTCCaagctcctccctcctctcccctcccctccctccctctctctctttctttctctctctatttttcttttttctctctttttgtttctttctctttttctttctgtctctttttctttctctgtctcctttctctctctcctatctttcttctctctctctctttctctctttctttgtcttgctcTATAGCCTAGCCTAGAGTGAAGTGGcattatcacagctcactgcagtctcgacaacctgggctcaagtgatcctctcacctcagcctcccaagtagctgggaccacaggcatgcaccatcgcacctggctaattttttatttttttctagagacgtgtctccctgtgttgcccaggctggtctcaaacgcctgggctcaagcgatcttcctgccccatcctcctaaagcactgggattacaggtatgagccaccacacccagtcccaaGCCTCAtgttttcacacacacactcacacacacatgcaaacatgtACCCTCACTTCAATGCTATGTGGTGGGTCCTATTATCatcactgttttattttctttcacattttaacatgagatttggaggggacaaaacatccaaatcatatcaagCCCTCACCTCAGGCCAGGTTGCCCACTCAGAGTGGCACCCCAGGGTCACTGGCCACCACATCCTAGGGTCAGTGATGTGGTCATCTTGGGATGAACACACAGGATTTCATGGAGATCACCAAGTCAggagagctggaatttgaaaacAGTGGGTCGGGGAGGGCTGTCATATCAACCAGGCCTCTGCAGGGCACTCATCTAGCCCTGCCTCTGGCTCAGCCTGATCATGGGGCTGGCCACCAGCTAGGTGGCACTGTCCTTGGAGGTTCTATATCACAGCCCTTTAGAGATCGGTGGTGCTGAAGGGCAGGGATCTTATTCCACCTTCTGAAGCTTCTGTCGAACCAGTTGTAAGGAGAATGGAGAGAGCAGTGAGAGTGGAGTCCAGGGTCCTGGTCGGGGTGGTCTGTCTGCTCCTGCCATGCCCTGCCACAGCCACTGGTAAGACACACCTGCTGGGCCTGCAGAGGGACTTGGTGTGGAGGAGTCAAGAGTGAGACAGGGACAGGGAGCAGTGGGCAGACCGCTCAGGAAAGAGTCCTGTTTGGAGGCAGACCAGGGGTTGTGCATTCTCTCTGGGCAGGCGCTCTGCTCTTGCTATATTTGTTtcgttgtttttgttgttgttgttgtttgagaaggagttttgctcttgttacccaggctgccatctcagctcactgcaacctccgcctcctggattcaagcgattctcctgcctcagcctcctgagtagctgggattacaggcatctgccaccatggccggcttatttttgtatttttagcagagatggggtttcaccatgtgggccaggctggtctcaaactcatgacctcaggtgacccacctgccttggcctcccaaagtgctgggattacaggcataagccactgcacccgatcTACTCTTGCTTTCTTGAATGATCGCCAAGGGCAGCCCTGCCAGGGGCCATGATTGTctttatggttttttgtttgtttggagacagtcCCGCTGTGTcacgcagactggagtgcagtggcgtgatctcggctcactgcaacttccacctcccaggttcaagccattcttctgcctcagcttcctgagtagctgggattacaggcacctgccacagtggccggctaatttttgtgttttttttgcagagatggggtttcaccatgttggccaagctggtctcaaactcctgacctcaggtgacccacctgcctcggcctcccaaagtgctgggattacaggtgtgagccaccgcacctggcctgtctttATGTCTTAAGGGGGCCTGAGATTTGTTTTAATGAAGTATAGTAAGACAAGCAGATATGCAAATGACTATCATGAGGGAAGGAGTTTGCTTGTAGTTCCCTGTGAACAGGAAGCAGGCCATGCCACACAGGGCCACAGAGGGAAGCACCAGGTGGCAtcggccaggaggcagagggggcAGGGGGAAAATGTGGGCAAGCCCCTTTGCCACGGTTGCCGCGGGAAGGAATAGGCAAGGCAGGCAAAAGAGGTTTATGATTGGCAGCATGCTCTGGGGAAAGGGGCTGTCCCCAGCCAGCTTCCTGGTACCTGGCTCTGTGGTGATTATGGCTGGTGGATGGCAGGCAGCCAGGAGCTCAGAGCTGTATAAAGGCGGTGGTTGGGTATGGCTCTGGACTGGTTTGCCTTTGTTCCCTAGAGAGTTGCCTGCCAATTCCAactccccagagagctgcctcctATCTCTAGGAATTGTCTAGCCTGGGAGAGGGAGTCCTCcagtcttagtctgtttgtgttgttGTAAAAGAATACAGGAAGCTGGGTAActcacaaagaaaagaagtttaattagcccacagttctgcaggccaTACAAGAAACATGGTgccagctgggcatgatggctcacacctgtaatcccagcacttggggaggctgaggcgaaaggattgcttgagcccagaagtttgagaccagcctgggcaacataatgagaccccatctctattttttaagaaataactcagggctgggcatgatggctcatgcctgtaatgccagcactttgggagccccaggtggatggattacttgaggtcaggagttcgagaccagcctggccaacatgatgaaaccctgtctctactaaaaatacaaaaattagccaggcgttgtggtgcacacctgtaatcccagctacttgggaggctgaggccctggagttgcttgaacctgggagtcagaggttgcagtgagccaagatcgtgctactgcactccagcttggtcaacagagctagaccctgtctcaaacacaaaaaataaaaacaaagaaatgggcAAGTGGCTGGCCCCAAGGCTCAAGGCCCTAGTGGCAGGCCCGGTCTGGCCAGGAGTGGAGTGGTAGTGACTctcaggcaggcagggaggaggaagtTGGGCGTCAACCTAAGACCAGGCTCACCGGATTGCTGGGAAGGTTACCCAGATGCTGTGTGGTAAGTACTGAGAACAGCCTGAGGGTTTGTCTTTCACTCCTTCCCCTCATGGGGGCTGCAAACTCACCCCATGGCCTTTCTGTCCTTCCCTCAGGGCCCGAAGTTGCTCAGCCTGAAGTAGACACCACCCTGGGTCGTGTGCGAGGCCGGCAGGTGGGCGTGAAGGGCACAGACCGCCTTGTGAATGTCTTTCTGGGCATTCCATTTGCACAGCCGCCACTGGGGCCTAACCGGTTCTCAGCCCCACGCCCAGCACAGCCCTGGGAGGGTATGCGGGATGCCAGCACTGTGCCCCCAATGTGAGTAGTGCTGGTGGAGGCGGGCAAACAGGCAGGTTGCAGGAGAATCCTGCTGCTGGGGCTTGTGGGGCTGAACAGCTTGACCTCAGGCCCACCCTTGGCCACAGGTGCCTACAAGACGTGGAGAGCATGAACAACAGCAGATTTGTCCTCAACAGAAAACAGCAGATCTTCTCTGTTTCAGAGGACTGCCTGGTGCTCAACATCTATAGCCCAGCTGAGGCCCCCGCAGGGGCCGGTAGGCCAGTAGGCACCCCAGAGGGCCCTGTCCACCTGATCCAGCTCCCCTATGCCCACCTGTCCCCTCCCCGTCCCTGTTTCCAAAGCACCCTAGAGGTCCTGAGACTGCCCTGGGCTGGCAGGTGGCCAGCTAAGGTCTCAGGAGCTTGGGGGTCAGTGCCCCATGGCCACCTCTGCAGGTCATGGTATGGGTCCATGGAGGCGCTCTGATAACTGGCACTGCCACGTGCTACAATGGATCAGCCCTGGCTGCCTATGGggatgtggtggtggttacaGTCCAGTACCGCCTTGGGGTCCTTGGCTTCTTCAGGTGAGATGACAGGCCTGGCCAGAGCACTGCCTGCACCGGGGAGAGGCCAGCTCACCAGAGCAACTGGGGATCTAGGCTGGGGTCCGGAACCTGAATGGAGGGCCGCTTACCCATGCTGTCTGGGGCAGAGAAGGGCACCCCCCAAGCCTCCACCCTGGGAGAGGGGTCCAGCCAAAGCCAGAATTATACAGTGAACTTGGTCCCTTGGACAGAGGGCATtgattcctgggctgaagcccaGGTTCCAGCAGGATATGGGACAAAGAGCAACAGGCTGTGGAGATGCCAACCACGGCTCCCAGACCGGCCAGACCTGGGGAGCAGAGAAAGGTCTGGCATCCTGGTGGCTAATTCAAAGCAAACCTGCAGAGGCTGGCGAGGAGCCAGGCTGAACTAACCATTGCCCCAACACTGCCCCCAGCACTGGAGATGAGCATGCACCTGGCAACCAGGGCTTCCTAGATGTGGTAGCTGCTTTGCACTGGGTGCAAGGAAACATCACCCCGTTTGGGGGTGACCTCAACTGTGTCACCATCTATGGTGGATCTGCCGGTGGAAGCATCATCTCTGGCCTGGTAAGTCACCATAGGGGGCTAGCGATGGTGGCCAGGAGGGCTCCGGTGGTCTCAGAACTCCCAGCTCCTCTGCCCTCCTCTGACAGCCACCTACTCTCTCCAATGCACCCAGGTCCTGTCCCCGATGGCTGCAGGGCTGTTCCACAGAGCCATCACACAGAGTGGGGTCATCACCACCCCAGGGATCATCGAGTCTCACCCCTGGCCCCTAGCTCAGGTCTGCATTTCCTTCCCTCTGTTACTGTATGTGTGCCTCCCATACCCCACTCTGTGCTGGCCCTGGGGTCTCAGAGTAGTGGGGGTTGCCGGCAGGGAGCTCCCTGTTAGCAAAGAGGAGCCCAATAAGATGAAAGAGCATCAGAGGAAACAactgctgcattccagcatgTTGgcagtcagggagggcttcctgaagGAGGCCACCCTGAAGCATATCATCGTTGGTCCTTTCTCCAGAGTGGGGGAGCACCCCTCTCTGCCCCAGGCAGCATGGTGGAGGGGGTCTCCATTGCCAGCCACCTGctgcctgagagctctccatTCAGGCTCCAGATCCCCACCCTACATCCTCATTGTAAGGCCTTGTGAAGAGAATCCAGGGGAGGGAAGTCACAGTGGGAACTGCATCTGCAAAGGCTGCAGGTGTGGGAGAGAGTGACAGGTCCTGCAGCAGCAAGCTCGCAGGTTAGGGAACAGGGCAGGAAGTGAAGATGCTGGAGAAGTGGGGGCCATGCCTGGGAATCTGGACTTTAtccagagggcaggaagaagTTGGGCAATGACAAGGTTGAGCTACTTGGAGTAGAAGGTGGGTTGGAGGGAGCTGTCCTGAAGATCAAGAGGCCAGTGAAATGATCAGGGCAGAGTCCAGGAGAAAGAGACAGGATGGAATAGGGATAGAGCCATTGGGGCGAGAGGGGGTAAATGTGAGCAGGATTTGGAAGGCTGGGTCAGTTCCCTCACTTGGCCCCAGATGGTGGCCAAGGCAGAGTGGGCTGGGCATTGTAACCACTGGGTACAAGATGATTCTGGAACCTCTGCGTGGGCATGTTGACTCTTGTATGGACAACAGCATCCACCTCTCAACCTCCCTAACCCATCCTCTCCCCATGGCCAGGAGAGATTTTCTCAACCACAGACTTGAGGTGATTCCCTGtctctcctctgtccaaagaaaaacagtgcaaggctgaggcaggtggatcacaaggtcaggagatcaaggcaatcctggctaacatggtgaaaacccatctctactaaaaatacaaaaaattagccgagtgtggtggcaggtgcctgtagtcccatctactcaggaggctgaggcaggagaacggcatgaacccgggaggcagagcttgtggtgagctgagatcacgccactgcactccagcctgggcgacagagcgagagtcggtctcaaaaaaaaaatcaataaaagataATGACACTATTCTTAGAGGGCAGTGAGGACTCAGTGCCCCCATTCCCCCAGATAATAAAGTTATGGTATAATAGGGGATGCAAGGGGGCCCTTGGGACCACCCAAGCTGACAGGCAGGGCAGGCTTCTCAGGAGTGGTGGCAAGTCTATGACCAGTCTCGGGGCCGATCTGTGACATCACGTCCAGCTATCCTACAGTTGCACCCTCTCTGTGGGAGGCAGAAGGCTGCAAGGTGGGGCTGAGTGGCTGAGAGGGAGACATGCCTCTTTCATTTGTCCCCAGAAAATCACAAACACCTTGGCCTGCAGCTCCAGCTCCCCGGCTGAGATGGTGCAGTGCCTTcggcagaaggaaggagaagagctgGTCCTTAGCAAGAAGCTGGTATGGCCACCCTTTTGGGGATGGTGCCGGGCAATGGCACAGAGGGGGTTCTATCCATCCCTTGCAGGGGCAGAGGGGCAGTCTACTCCCAGGTGGGGCTGGGGACAGCAGCTCATGAGGGGAAGGGGCTGAGGGCTTGGAGACAGAAATGGAGGGCCATCTCCATCCCTACAGCAGGCTTGTCTTCTAGGAAAGACACTGGAAACATCTGTTGCCCTGATCTCCCAGTTGCCCCGACCCCCTTAGCCCTGGTGAtctccatcccttcactttcccTCCAGGCTCAGCCACTCAGGCCTGCGGCTTAGTGGCTCCTGGGGTCCTAGCCTTTGAGGCTTGATCCTAACTTGGGAGCCTCCTGCATTGCTTTCTCCTGCAGAAAATTACTATCTATCCTCTCACCGTTGATGGCACTGTCTTCCCCAAAAGCCCCAAGGAACTCCTGAAGGAGAAGCCCTTCCACTCTGTGCCCTTCCTCATGGGTGTCAACAACCATGAGTTCAGCTGGCTCATCCCCAGGGTGAGTTGCTCCCGCCCCTGTGCCCTTCAAGGCCCTGCCCCAGCCAGTACCTCCCACCCCAGCATCAACACTACAGCCTTGTGAACCGAGCACTCCCGTTACTCCCATTTGATACGTGAGAAAGCAGAGGCCCAGAAAGGTttgagggacttgcccaaggtcacccagctttgttttgttgtgttgttgttgttgttttgttttgttttgtttttgtttgtttatttgtttgtttttgagacagagtctcgctctgtcgcccaggctggagtgcagtggtgcaatctcagctcacttcaacctccacctcctgggttcaagagtttctcctgcctcagcctcccaagcagctgggattacaggcacatgccaccacacccggctaatttttgtatttttatagagatgaggtttcaccacgttggccaggctggtcttgaactcctgacctcatgtaatctgcctgctttggccttctgaagtgttgggattacatgcgtgggCCACTTCAATaaagcaaatgttttcttttggggAGCCAGGCTTTTGCACAAACTGGCCTTCTGGGCAGTGCTGATCTGGGCAGCATATTCCTGCCTTGGCGTCTGGTTTATACATCAGGCTCTTTGAGACTGGTTACTGTGACTCTGTGCCAGAGCAATTGACTAAGACTCTCAGGTTTTAGATATGAAGCCACCGGGGACCTCACAAGCCAAGTCCCTTCCAGTCCTTTCCAGGTGCATAGAACTTCCCACAAGAGTCAGCACTGTGCTTTCATCCCAAGCATCTTGTTTCTGTCATTCTTATTCTTCTACCCATCTTCACAGCAatcat
Coding sequences:
- the LOC134807010 gene encoding carboxylesterase 3-like; this encodes MVWVHGGALITGTATCYNGSALAAYGDVVVVTVQYRLGVLGFFSTGDEHAPGNQGFLDVVAALHWVQGNITPFGGDLNCVTIYGGSAGGSIISGLVLSPMAAGLFHRAITQSGVITTPGIIESHPWPLAQKITNTLACSSSSPAEMVQCLRQKEGEELVLSKKLVWPPFWGWCRAMAQRGFYPSLAGAEGQSTPRWGWGQQLMRGRG